In Xanthomonas sacchari, a genomic segment contains:
- a CDS encoding ROK family protein, with amino-acid sequence MAEPGAPTCYGLDVGGTKIELVACDAALQVVWRRRVATPQGDYAGFLQAVVALVAEADAALGRRDSALGIALPGVRERRSGRQLSANVPALTGQCVAQDLQARLSRPLHIGNDLQCFALSEAHGGAADDYPSMFGAILGTGAGGGFCVQGRLLAGCNGIAGEWGHWSVPGHLLQRHRLPLLDCGCGLQGCVERYVSGSGVAAIARHLGSDAADASAVIAQAEAGDARARQALDIHRDLLGHSLAAVVLALDPHVIVLGGGLSQYPPLYRQLPDAIAAHLFAGVQVPPIVPPRFGDAGGARGAALLACHPAYS; translated from the coding sequence ATGGCTGAGCCGGGCGCGCCCACCTGCTACGGCCTCGACGTCGGCGGCACCAAGATCGAACTGGTGGCCTGCGACGCCGCGCTGCAGGTGGTGTGGCGGCGCCGCGTGGCCACGCCGCAGGGCGACTACGCCGGTTTCCTGCAGGCGGTGGTGGCGCTGGTGGCCGAGGCCGATGCCGCGCTCGGCCGCCGCGACAGCGCCCTCGGCATCGCCCTGCCCGGGGTGCGCGAGCGCCGCAGCGGCCGCCAGCTGAGCGCGAACGTGCCGGCGCTGACCGGCCAGTGCGTGGCGCAGGACCTGCAGGCGCGGCTGTCGCGCCCGCTGCATATCGGCAACGACCTGCAATGCTTCGCGCTGTCCGAGGCGCACGGCGGCGCCGCCGACGACTATCCCAGCATGTTCGGCGCCATCCTCGGCACCGGCGCCGGCGGCGGCTTCTGCGTGCAGGGCCGCCTGCTCGCCGGCTGCAACGGCATCGCCGGCGAATGGGGCCACTGGAGCGTGCCCGGGCACCTGCTGCAACGCCATCGCCTGCCGCTGCTGGACTGCGGCTGTGGCCTGCAGGGCTGCGTGGAGCGCTACGTGTCCGGCAGCGGCGTGGCGGCGATCGCGCGCCATCTCGGCAGCGACGCCGCCGACGCCAGCGCGGTGATCGCCCAGGCCGAAGCCGGCGACGCGCGTGCGCGGCAGGCGCTGGACATCCACCGCGACCTGCTCGGCCACAGCCTGGCCGCAGTGGTGCTGGCGCTGGACCCGCACGTGATCGTGCTCGGCGGCGGGCTGTCGCAATACCCGCCGCTGTACCGGCAGCTGCCCGACGCCATCGCCGCGCACCTGTTCGCCGGCGTGCAGGTGCCGCCGATCGTGCCGCCGCGCTTCGGCGATGCCGGCGGCGCCCGCGGCGCCGCGCTGCTGGCCTGCCATCCCGCCTATTCCTGA
- a CDS encoding TIM-barrel domain-containing protein: MEHRVRRSPLLPAAALPALLLAAVTAAAEPIGNLRAVAASDSRDGVRGWDLQTDTGARLRIELPAADIVRVQAGRRGTLTGAGDKATPIVLPQPKAQVQAQLEEDAQELRVRTDALLLHVQRQPLRLRLERVEQGRAIALWQELQPLDLDAAQSVQVLSSQADEAYYGGGQQNGRYQFKGRELEVSYSGGWEEGDRPSPAPMLLSSRGWGMLRNTWSDGSYDLRQPDQATLLHREDRFDAYYFVGADLPALIERYTRLTGRPTMLARWSLSYGDADCYNDGDNAKKPGTVPEGWHDGPTGTTPDVVDSVARQYRAYDMPGGWILPNDGYGCGYTRLPETVQGLARYGFRTGLWTEDGVDKIAWEVGKAGSRVQKLDVAWTGKGYQFAMDANHQAYDGILDNSDARPFLWTVMGWAGIQRYAVAWTGDQSSSWDYIRWHVPTLIGSGLSGMAYAAGDVDAIFGGSAETFTRDLQWKAFTPVLMGMSGWSSNARKHPWWYDEPYRSINRDYLKLKMRLTPYMYGLVHDAAQTGAPPVRGLMWEDPQDPHAQDETYKTQFLLGRDLLVAPVYRSQAASRGWRRDIHLPAGGWIDYWDGRRVQAGAQGRQLDRQVDLATLPVFVRAGAILPMYPAMLFDGEKPLDEVTFDLYPQGVSQYTLYEDDGNTRRYQQGESSTQVVRVQAPAQGSGPVQVWIDPVQGRYEGQLPQRRYALRVLARQAPRSVQAGDRALPVLADATAFASAGEGWYFDAKERRGTLHVRTAVQDIRQPLHLQLDFAVAAAAADDAYPAAPVLGRALPADSLLVVNRPAEEPGHPLENAFDDDPTTWFRSVRNQAVRTGAHEWVIGFGERKMIDGIELAPRNDKNWKHGQVRDYEVYLGDSNGEWGAPVARGQLRLQEGVQRIDFPAHAGRLLRFRVLSVQNPDGDGADSNDPMVIAAQRRPRAFDALQPRDVGPIALSTFHILEHPAPERPPQQRVLSELALPAALDGRVRADRAFRGDAGMRMNGLQFRRGLGVGADSRLDLRLHGDWRLLRADLGIDDACRSAGGLQFQVWGDGRLLYDSGLVSAPAVVKPELDIRGLSTLSLRTLGAQGPHPAQVCANWANPVLIGQEGDTASFVAP, encoded by the coding sequence GTGGAGCATCGCGTTCGTCGCTCGCCGCTGCTGCCGGCGGCCGCCCTGCCGGCCTTGCTGCTGGCGGCCGTCACTGCCGCTGCCGAGCCGATCGGCAACCTGCGCGCGGTCGCCGCCAGCGACAGCCGCGACGGCGTGCGCGGCTGGGACCTGCAGACCGACACCGGCGCGCGCCTGCGCATCGAACTGCCGGCGGCCGACATCGTCCGCGTGCAGGCGGGCCGGCGCGGCACGCTGACCGGCGCCGGCGACAAGGCCACCCCGATCGTGCTGCCGCAGCCCAAGGCCCAGGTGCAGGCGCAGTTGGAAGAGGACGCGCAGGAGCTGCGCGTGCGCACCGACGCGCTGCTGCTGCACGTGCAGCGGCAGCCGCTGCGGCTGCGCCTGGAGCGCGTGGAGCAGGGCCGCGCGATCGCGCTGTGGCAGGAACTGCAGCCGCTGGACCTGGATGCCGCGCAGAGCGTGCAGGTGCTGTCCTCGCAGGCCGACGAAGCCTATTACGGCGGCGGCCAGCAGAACGGCCGCTACCAGTTCAAGGGCCGCGAACTGGAGGTGTCGTATTCCGGCGGCTGGGAAGAGGGCGATCGCCCGAGCCCGGCGCCGATGCTGCTCAGCAGCCGCGGCTGGGGCATGCTGCGCAACACCTGGAGCGACGGCAGTTACGACCTGCGCCAGCCCGACCAGGCCACGCTGCTGCATCGCGAAGACCGCTTCGACGCCTACTACTTCGTCGGCGCCGACCTGCCGGCGCTGATCGAGCGCTACACCCGGCTGACCGGCCGTCCGACCATGCTGGCGCGCTGGTCGCTGTCCTACGGCGATGCCGATTGCTACAACGACGGCGACAACGCGAAGAAGCCCGGCACCGTACCCGAGGGCTGGCACGACGGCCCCACCGGGACCACCCCGGACGTGGTCGACAGCGTGGCCAGGCAGTACCGCGCCTACGACATGCCCGGCGGCTGGATCCTGCCCAACGACGGCTACGGCTGCGGCTACACGCGCTTGCCGGAGACCGTGCAGGGCCTGGCCCGGTACGGTTTCCGCACCGGCCTGTGGACCGAGGACGGCGTGGACAAGATCGCCTGGGAAGTCGGCAAGGCCGGCAGCCGCGTGCAGAAGCTGGACGTGGCCTGGACCGGCAAGGGCTACCAGTTCGCGATGGACGCCAACCACCAGGCCTACGACGGCATCCTCGACAATTCCGATGCGCGCCCGTTCCTGTGGACGGTGATGGGCTGGGCCGGCATCCAGCGCTACGCGGTGGCCTGGACCGGCGACCAGAGCAGCAGCTGGGACTACATCCGCTGGCATGTGCCGACCCTGATCGGCTCCGGCCTGTCGGGCATGGCCTATGCCGCCGGCGATGTCGATGCGATCTTCGGCGGCAGCGCCGAGACCTTCACCCGCGACCTGCAGTGGAAGGCCTTCACCCCGGTGCTGATGGGCATGAGCGGCTGGTCGTCGAACGCGCGCAAGCATCCGTGGTGGTACGACGAGCCGTACCGCAGCATCAACCGCGACTACCTGAAGTTGAAGATGCGCCTGACCCCGTACATGTACGGCCTGGTGCACGACGCCGCCCAGACCGGCGCGCCGCCGGTGCGCGGATTGATGTGGGAAGACCCGCAGGATCCGCACGCGCAGGACGAGACCTACAAGACCCAGTTCCTGCTCGGCCGCGACCTGCTGGTGGCGCCGGTGTACCGCAGCCAGGCCGCCAGCCGCGGCTGGCGCCGCGACATCCACCTGCCGGCCGGCGGCTGGATCGACTACTGGGACGGCCGCCGCGTGCAGGCCGGTGCGCAGGGCCGACAACTCGACCGCCAGGTCGACCTGGCCACGCTGCCGGTGTTCGTGCGCGCCGGCGCGATCCTGCCGATGTACCCGGCGATGCTGTTCGACGGCGAGAAGCCGCTGGACGAGGTCACCTTCGACCTGTATCCGCAGGGCGTCTCGCAGTACACGCTGTACGAGGACGACGGCAACACCCGCCGCTACCAGCAGGGCGAGTCCAGCACGCAGGTCGTGCGCGTGCAGGCGCCGGCGCAGGGCAGCGGCCCGGTGCAGGTGTGGATCGACCCGGTGCAGGGCCGCTACGAAGGACAGTTGCCGCAGCGCCGCTACGCGCTGCGCGTGCTCGCGCGGCAGGCGCCGCGGTCGGTGCAGGCAGGCGACCGCGCGCTGCCGGTGCTGGCCGACGCCACCGCCTTCGCCAGCGCCGGCGAAGGCTGGTACTTCGACGCCAAGGAGCGCCGCGGCACCCTGCACGTGCGCACCGCCGTGCAGGACATCCGCCAGCCGCTGCACTTGCAACTGGACTTCGCGGTGGCCGCCGCCGCGGCCGACGATGCCTATCCGGCCGCGCCGGTGCTGGGCCGCGCGCTGCCGGCCGACAGCCTGCTGGTGGTCAACCGCCCGGCCGAGGAGCCGGGGCACCCGCTGGAGAACGCCTTCGACGACGACCCGACCACTTGGTTCCGCAGCGTGCGCAACCAGGCCGTGCGCACCGGCGCGCACGAATGGGTGATCGGCTTCGGCGAGCGCAAGATGATCGACGGCATCGAGCTGGCGCCGCGCAACGACAAGAACTGGAAGCACGGCCAGGTGCGCGACTACGAGGTCTACCTGGGCGACAGCAACGGCGAGTGGGGCGCGCCGGTGGCGCGCGGCCAGCTGCGCCTGCAGGAGGGCGTGCAGCGCATCGACTTCCCGGCGCACGCCGGCCGCCTGCTGCGCTTCCGCGTGCTGAGCGTGCAGAACCCCGACGGCGACGGCGCCGACAGCAACGACCCGATGGTCATCGCCGCGCAGCGCCGGCCGCGCGCCTTCGACGCGCTGCAGCCGCGCGACGTTGGCCCGATCGCGCTGTCCACCTTCCACATCCTCGAGCACCCGGCGCCGGAGCGGCCGCCGCAGCAGCGCGTCCTGTCCGAACTGGCGCTGCCCGCCGCGCTGGACGGCCGCGTGCGCGCCGACCGTGCCTTCCGCGGCGATGCCGGCATGCGCATGAACGGCCTGCAGTTCCGCCGCGGCCTGGGCGTGGGCGCCGACAGCCGCCTCGACCTGCGCCTGCACGGCGACTGGCGCCTGCTGCGCGCCGACCTGGGCATCGACGATGCCTGCCGCAGCGCCGGCGGCCTGCAGTTCCAGGTCTGGGGCGACGGCCGCCTGCTCTACGACAGCGGCCTGGTCAGCGCGCCGGCCGTGGTCAAGCCGGAGCTGGACATCCGCGGCCTGTCCACCCTGAGCCTGCGCACGCTGGGCGCGCAGGGCCCGCATCCCGCCCAGGTCTGCGCCAACTGGGCCAACCCCGTGCTGATCGGCCAGGAGGGCGACACCGCCAGCTTCGTCGCCCCATGA
- a CDS encoding SIS domain-containing protein, protein MDLLPLSAASAWQRLGGADTAREIAQQPMLWQTLAQDLARAGERLQAFLGDRLDDPNQRVLFTGAGSSGFIAEMVADAINAQWPAEARAVHTTSLLTHPALYLQRTRPTLLVSFGRSGSSPESVAAVERVRSDVDQARFLDITCNADGELARRGAGRADTCTLLMPAASCDRAFAMTSSLTCMLLAALSVFDRALWEARSARLQRLAELAGRGLAQWDAPVAALAQRPFARVIYLGSGPLEALAREAALKVLELTAGRVLALANTPLGFRHGPKSTLDRSTLVVMLRSVQPLARRYEQDLLDELRRDGVAGQVLAIGPHADIGAGDDHTLAVAGLDDPWLAPLWLGFAQLFALQRSAALGLTPDNPFPDGTVNRVVQGVTIHHG, encoded by the coding sequence ATGGACCTCCTTCCGCTTTCCGCTGCATCCGCCTGGCAACGCCTGGGCGGCGCCGACACCGCCCGCGAGATCGCCCAGCAGCCGATGCTGTGGCAGACCCTGGCGCAGGACCTGGCGCGGGCCGGCGAGCGCCTGCAGGCCTTCCTCGGCGACCGCCTCGACGATCCGAACCAGCGCGTGCTGTTCACCGGCGCCGGCAGTTCCGGCTTCATCGCCGAGATGGTGGCCGATGCGATCAATGCGCAGTGGCCGGCCGAGGCGCGCGCGGTGCATACCACCAGCCTGCTGACCCACCCGGCGCTGTACCTGCAGCGCACGCGGCCGACCCTGCTGGTGTCGTTCGGGCGCAGCGGCTCCAGCCCGGAAAGCGTGGCCGCGGTGGAGCGCGTGCGCAGCGACGTGGACCAGGCGCGCTTCCTCGACATCACCTGCAACGCCGACGGCGAACTGGCCCGCCGCGGCGCCGGCCGCGCCGACACCTGCACCCTGCTGATGCCGGCGGCCAGCTGCGACCGCGCCTTCGCCATGACCAGCAGCCTGACCTGCATGCTGCTGGCGGCGCTGAGCGTGTTCGACCGCGCGCTATGGGAAGCGCGCAGCGCGCGTTTGCAGCGGCTGGCCGAGCTGGCCGGCCGCGGCCTGGCGCAGTGGGACGCACCGGTGGCGGCGCTGGCGCAGCGGCCGTTCGCGCGGGTGATCTATCTCGGCAGCGGCCCGTTGGAAGCGCTGGCGCGCGAGGCCGCGCTGAAGGTGCTGGAACTCACCGCCGGCCGCGTGCTGGCGCTGGCCAATACGCCGCTGGGCTTCCGCCACGGCCCCAAGTCCACGCTCGACCGCAGCACCCTGGTGGTGATGCTGCGCAGCGTGCAGCCGCTGGCGCGCCGCTACGAACAGGACCTGCTGGACGAACTGCGCCGCGACGGCGTGGCCGGCCAGGTGCTGGCGATCGGCCCGCATGCGGACATCGGCGCCGGCGACGACCACACCCTCGCCGTCGCCGGCCTGGACGATCCGTGGCTGGCGCCGCTGTGGCTGGGCTTTGCGCAGTTGTTCGCGCTGCAGCGTTCGGCCGCGCTCGGCCTGACGCCGGACAATCCGTTCCCCGACGGCACCGTCAACCGCGTGGTCCAGGGCGTCACCATCCACCATGGCTGA
- a CDS encoding N-acetylglucosamine-6-phosphate deacetylase, which translates to MTDTRSLHGRLLTPLGWRRGHVHFDSHVRRLQVDDHSGGDDPQLPLILPGFVDLHVHGAAGVDLMQGGEAARRIARAHLRFGTTTLLATTMTAGVDEIAHALRGVAATMAAPDADAACIAGVHLEGPFISPQRLGAQPDRTVEASLALVQQWHALAPIRVLTLAPEIGAHTALIPALTALGIRVQLGHSAGSYEDGVAALQAGAAGFTHLFNGMTGVDHYRPGIAAAALAHAQYAELIPDLQHVHPGVIRLAARAIPRLYAVTDATAATGMPDGEYALGEQRVHKCGGCVRLASGSLAGSALTMDQALRNLVQAGLDLADAAQRVSTFPADYLGLGDRGRIAPEARADLVVLDSALRLQQVVMGGRVLDLHAPH; encoded by the coding sequence ATGACCGACACCCGCTCCCTGCACGGGCGCCTGCTGACCCCCCTGGGCTGGCGTCGCGGCCACGTCCACTTCGACAGCCACGTGCGCCGGCTGCAGGTGGACGACCACAGCGGCGGCGACGATCCGCAGCTGCCGCTGATCCTGCCCGGCTTCGTCGACCTGCACGTGCACGGCGCCGCCGGCGTGGACCTGATGCAGGGCGGCGAGGCGGCGCGGCGCATCGCTCGCGCCCACCTGCGCTTCGGCACCACCACCCTGCTGGCGACCACCATGACCGCCGGCGTCGACGAGATCGCGCACGCGCTGCGTGGCGTCGCCGCGACCATGGCCGCGCCCGACGCCGACGCGGCCTGCATCGCCGGCGTGCACCTGGAAGGCCCCTTCATCAGCCCGCAGCGGCTCGGCGCGCAGCCCGACCGCACGGTCGAGGCCAGCCTTGCCCTGGTCCAGCAGTGGCACGCGCTGGCGCCGATCCGGGTGCTGACCCTGGCCCCGGAGATCGGCGCGCACACCGCACTGATTCCGGCACTGACCGCGCTGGGCATCCGCGTGCAGCTCGGCCACAGCGCCGGCAGCTACGAGGACGGGGTGGCCGCGCTGCAGGCCGGCGCGGCCGGCTTCACCCACCTGTTCAACGGCATGACCGGCGTGGACCACTACCGGCCCGGCATCGCCGCCGCGGCGCTGGCGCATGCGCAGTACGCCGAACTCATTCCCGACCTGCAGCACGTCCACCCCGGGGTGATCCGCCTGGCCGCGCGCGCGATTCCGCGCCTGTACGCGGTCACCGACGCCACCGCCGCCACCGGCATGCCCGACGGCGAGTACGCGCTCGGCGAGCAGCGCGTGCACAAGTGCGGCGGCTGCGTGCGCCTGGCCAGCGGCTCGCTAGCCGGCAGCGCGCTGACCATGGACCAGGCGCTGCGCAACCTGGTGCAGGCCGGCCTGGACCTGGCCGATGCCGCGCAGCGCGTGTCGACCTTCCCGGCCGACTACCTGGGCCTGGGCGACCGCGGCCGCATCGCGCCCGAGGCCCGCGCCGATCTGGTGGTGCTGGACAGCGCCCTGCGCCTGCAGCAAGTGGTGATGGGTGGGCGCGTGCTGGATCTGCACGCGCCGCACTGA
- a CDS encoding D-tagatose-bisphosphate aldolase, class II, non-catalytic subunit: MSPLQTLLASHRAGANVGLYSVCCSNAQVLRAAMQVALAHDTLLLVEATSNQVDQFGGYTGMTPAQYRDYVGALAEAEGVPRARLILGGDHLGPNAWQKGPAAEAMAHARVLIADYVAAGFHKIHLDCSMACADDPVPLPDAIVAARSAELAEIAERTAAAHGLPPPVYVIGTEVPVPGGEASLAGGLQVTTPAAAAQTLAIHRQAFDTPALRAAWQRVIALVVQPGVDFDHSAVHDYDPAAAAALADFLERQPRIVFEAHSTDYQREDALHALVRDHFAILKVGPAATFAYREALYALAAIEAELLPAAQCSWLPQALDAAMLAQPGAWQPYYPGDASEQRLLRRYSYSDRCRYYWGEPAVREAVDSLFANLERHPPPLVLLSQFLPEQYRAVRAGRLANTPAALVQHRIGQCLGEYARACSANRAGARRPHTDAAAGVAANG, encoded by the coding sequence ATGTCGCCCTTGCAGACCCTGCTCGCCTCCCACCGCGCCGGCGCCAACGTCGGCCTGTACAGCGTCTGCTGCAGCAACGCGCAGGTGCTGCGCGCGGCGATGCAGGTGGCGCTGGCCCACGACACGCTGCTGCTGGTGGAAGCCACCTCCAACCAGGTCGACCAGTTCGGCGGCTACACCGGCATGACCCCGGCGCAGTACCGCGACTACGTCGGCGCCCTGGCCGAGGCCGAAGGCGTTCCGCGCGCGCGGCTGATCCTGGGCGGCGACCACCTCGGCCCCAATGCCTGGCAGAAGGGGCCGGCCGCCGAGGCCATGGCGCATGCGCGCGTGCTGATCGCGGACTACGTCGCTGCGGGGTTCCACAAGATCCACCTGGACTGCAGCATGGCCTGCGCCGACGACCCGGTGCCGCTGCCCGATGCCATCGTCGCCGCGCGCTCGGCCGAGCTGGCCGAGATCGCCGAGCGCACCGCCGCCGCACACGGCCTGCCGCCGCCGGTGTACGTGATCGGCACCGAAGTGCCGGTGCCCGGCGGCGAAGCCTCGCTGGCCGGCGGCCTGCAGGTGACCACGCCGGCCGCGGCCGCGCAGACCCTGGCGATCCACCGGCAGGCGTTCGACACGCCGGCGCTGCGCGCGGCCTGGCAGCGGGTGATCGCGCTGGTGGTGCAGCCGGGCGTGGATTTCGACCACAGCGCCGTGCACGACTACGACCCGGCCGCCGCCGCCGCGCTGGCCGATTTCCTCGAGCGGCAGCCGCGCATCGTGTTCGAGGCGCACTCCACCGACTACCAGCGCGAGGACGCGCTGCACGCGCTGGTGCGCGACCACTTCGCCATCCTCAAGGTCGGCCCGGCCGCCACCTTCGCCTACCGCGAGGCGCTGTACGCGCTGGCGGCGATCGAGGCCGAACTGCTGCCGGCCGCGCAGTGCTCGTGGCTGCCGCAGGCGCTGGACGCGGCGATGCTGGCGCAACCGGGGGCATGGCAACCCTACTATCCGGGCGACGCGAGCGAGCAGCGCCTGCTGCGCCGCTACTCCTACAGCGACCGCTGCCGCTACTACTGGGGTGAGCCGGCGGTGCGCGAGGCGGTGGACAGCTTGTTCGCCAACCTGGAACGGCACCCGCCGCCGCTGGTGCTGCTCAGCCAGTTCCTGCCCGAGCAGTACCGTGCGGTGCGCGCCGGCCGCCTCGCCAACACCCCGGCCGCGCTGGTCCAGCACCGCATCGGCCAGTGCCTGGGCGAATACGCCCGCGCCTGCAGCGCCAACCGTGCCGGCGCGCGCCGGCCGCATACGGATGCGGCTGCAGGCGTCGCGGCGAACGGCTAA
- a CDS encoding DeoR family transcriptional regulator, with translation MRNTRSRRQQILQSLLEHGAVQVADLVERFGVSAVTIRADLNQFEAQGLATRTHGGATLMRTPPQEQDIHEKDALNLPLKDSIGACAARMVQPGANIIIDSGSTTMTLARHLRGHRDVTVMTNGLNIAWELANAPGINVLLTGGQLRQQSLSLQGSQAEASLNAYGFDTLFLGVDGLDLQFGLTTHDEAEARLNHRMVERARRIVVLTDASKFGRVSLHRIARLDQIHAIITDAGIDEATREGLQRLGIEVIIAEPSP, from the coding sequence ATGCGCAACACCCGCTCCCGCCGCCAGCAGATCCTGCAGTCGCTGCTCGAACACGGCGCGGTGCAGGTCGCCGACCTGGTCGAACGCTTCGGCGTGTCGGCGGTGACCATCCGCGCCGACCTCAACCAGTTCGAGGCGCAGGGCCTGGCCACGCGCACCCACGGCGGCGCCACGCTGATGCGCACGCCGCCGCAGGAACAGGACATCCACGAGAAGGACGCGCTGAACCTGCCGCTGAAGGACTCCATCGGCGCCTGCGCCGCGCGCATGGTGCAGCCCGGCGCCAACATCATCATCGACTCCGGCTCGACCACGATGACGCTGGCCCGGCACCTGCGCGGGCACCGCGACGTCACGGTGATGACCAACGGCCTCAACATCGCCTGGGAACTGGCCAACGCGCCGGGCATCAACGTGCTGCTCACCGGCGGCCAGCTGCGCCAGCAATCGCTGTCGCTGCAGGGCAGCCAGGCCGAGGCCAGCCTCAACGCCTACGGGTTCGACACGCTGTTCCTGGGCGTGGACGGGCTGGACCTGCAGTTCGGCCTGACCACCCACGACGAGGCCGAGGCGCGCCTCAACCACCGCATGGTCGAGCGCGCGCGGCGCATCGTGGTGCTGACCGACGCCTCCAAGTTCGGCCGGGTCAGCCTGCACCGCATCGCCCGCCTGGACCAGATCCACGCCATCATCACCGACGCCGGCATCGACGAGGCCACCCGCGAGGGGCTGCAGCGGCTGGGCATCGAGGTGATCATCGCCGAGCCATCGCCATGA